The genome window TCGCGATCGCGATCGCGTGCGGACCGCGGCTGCTCATCGCCGACGAGCCGACGACGGCGCTCGACGTCACGGTCCAGGCCGGGATCATCGAGACGCTGAAGGACCTGCGCGACAGGCTCGGCACCGCGATCCTCATCATCACCCACGACATGGGCGTCGTCGCGGACATCGCCGACCGGGTGGTCGTCATGTACGCCGGCCGCCGGGTCGAGGAGGCGCCGGTCGACACGCTGTTCCGCCGGCCCACCCACCCCTACACGCGCGGGCTGCTCGCAGCGGTGCCAGCACCGGGGCAGCGGGCGAGCCGGCACCGTCTCGTGGGCATCCCCGGCACCGTGCCGGTGCTGCGCAGCTCGCCCGACGCGTGCACCTTCGCGGACCGCTGCCCGCTCGCGTCGGCGCAGTGCGAGGCCGCGCGGCCCGAGCCCGCAGGCGTCGGCGCCCCGGGCCACGTCGCCGCGTGCTGGCACGCCGACCTCGCCCCGACCCAGCTCACCGCCGGAGGTGCACGGTGACCACCGTCCCCGACCCGCAGGACACTCCGGCAGCGACCGCGGCACGGCCACCGGCGCTGCAGCTCCAGGACGTGACGAAGCACTACCAGGTGCCCGGCGGCGTCGTCCGCAGCGTCGACGGCGTCAGCCTCACGGTCGGCGCGGGGGAGATCGTCGGCCTCGTGGGCGAGTCCGGCAGCGGCAAGTCGACCGTGGGGAAGATGGCCGTCGCCCTCGCGCGTCCCACGTCCGGTCGCGTCCTCGTCGACGGCGTCGCCGTCTCCGAGATGTCGCGGCGGCGGCTGCGGCCGCTGCGGCGGTCGTTCAACATCGTCTTCCAGGACCCCGGCTCCTCGATCAACCCCCGGATGACGGTCGGCCAGGCCGTCGCCGAGCCGCTGCGCGTCTACGACGTCGTCCCCCGGAACGCCACCCGGGCACGGGTGCTCGAGCTGCTCGACCTCGTCGGCCTGCCCTCGCACGTCGCCGGGCGCCACCCCCACGAGCTGTCCGGCGGGCAGCGGCAGCGCGTCAGCCTGGCGCGTGCGCTCGCCCCCGGGCCGACCCTGCTCGTCGCGGACGAGCCGACGTCCGCCCTCGACGTGTCGGTGCAGGCCTCGGTCCTCAACGTGATCGCCGACCTGCAGCGCGACCTCGGGTTCGCGTGCCTGTTCATCAGCCACGACCTGTCGTCGGTGGAGTACCTCGCCGACCGGGTCGCGGTCATGTACCTCGGCAAGATCATCGAGGTCACCGAGTCGGACGCCCTGTTCCGCCGACCGCTCCACCCGTACACCGAGGCGCTGCTGTCCGCCGCGCCGATCCCGGACCCCGAGGTGCAGCGCACCCGGCGACGGGTCCTGCTGTCGGGCGAGCTCCCCAGCCCGATCCACCCCCCGAGCGGCTGCGCCTTCCACCCGCGCTGCCCGCTCGCGACGGACCTGTGCACCACCTCGGCGCCGCCGCTGCGGCCCGTGTCGACCGTCGACGGCGTCGCCCACGTGGCCTGCCACCTGGTCACCGACGACGGCATCCGGCCGTCGCTGCTCGGGGCACCGGCGGCCGCCGGGTCCGCCCACACCTGAGCCGGACCCCCGCCAGGTCCCCGACACCGGTCCCGCACGACCGGAGGAACGAGCACTGCTGAGAATGGCCCGCCTTGCCGAAGCCGACACCGACGCCGGGGCCGCGACGCCCCGCCGCCGTCGGGACTCCACGACCGTCCTCCTCGTGGTCACCCTCTTCACGATCACGGGCATCGGGTTCATGCGGACGCCCCTGCTGCCCGGCATGGGTGCGGACCTGGAGCTGTCGGCGTCGAGCATCGGGTTCATCACCGCCGTCTTCGCCCTGGGACGCGTCCTGACCAACGTGCCCGCCGGACGGCTCGCCGACTCCCGGCCGGTCGCCCAGCTCGTCGGGCTCGCCGCCGCCGTCATGGCGATCGGCGCGCTCGGGGTCGCCCTCACGGCCTCCTACCCGGTGCTCCTGGTGTGCGTCGCCCTCATGGGCGTCTCCTCCGCGCTCATGAGCACCACGGCGATGACGACGCTGACCCGGCGCGCGGCGCCCGGGCGGCGGGGAGCCGCCATGGCGCTGTACTCGACGAGCCTCATGACCGGGCAGATGATCGGTCCCGCGCTGGCAGGGCTGGCCGCCGGCGCGCTGTCGTGGCGCGCGACGCACTCGATCAGCGCCGCCCTGGCCCTGCTGCTCGGGGTGACGGTGGCGCTCGTCGCGTGGAAGGTCGCAGGTCCCCTCGTCGCCCGCCCGGGGGCCCCGGGGGCGCGGCGGACGTCGGACGTCGACGCGACCCGCCCGGACATGACGAAGGTCGAGCTCGCGGTCGTCTCGGGCGTGGCGTTCGCCGTGTTCTTCGGGATGGGGGCGCTGCCCTTCACGCTGCTGCCGCTGTTCGCGGAGGACGAGCTCGGCCTGTCCGTCGAGCTCATCGGTCTGGGGGTGGGGCTCGGTGGCCTCACACGGATCGTCGGCGCCAACGTCTGCGGGTTCATCGCGGACCGGGTCTCGCGCAAGGCGGCGCTCGTGCCGAGCATGGCGCTGCTCGGGGTGTCGGCCCTGGTCGTGGCGCTGCCGCTGACCGTCCCGCTGTGGTTCGTCGTGACGGCGGTCTTCTCGCTCGCCTCGTCCGGCGTGGCGATCGCCGGCACGGTCATCGGCGACCGGTCGAGGCCGGGCGCGCTGGGCCGGCGCATGGGCGTGTACCGGGCGACCGGGGACCTCGGGCTCTTCGTGGGGCCGCTGGTGGGTACCGTGGTCTACGAGCACGTCGGCAGGTCCGCCGCGGCCGTCGTCGTGGGCGTCTTCCTCCTCGTCGCCACCGCCGTCGCCACCGCGGCGCTGCGCGAGTCCCGGCCTGCCGCCGAGTCCGTGGCCGCCTGACGCCCGTCCGCAGCGTCGAGTCGCGTGGCTCGCGTAGGTTCATGCTGCCGACCGCCGACGGAAGGACCGCACCATGCAGTGCCCCGTGGACCAGGCCCAGCTCGTGATGACCGAGCGCCAGGGCGTCGAGATCGACTACTGCCCCGTGTGCCGCGGGATCTGGCTGGACCGAGGTGAGCTCGACAAGATCATCGACCGCGCCGCCACGGTGGCACCGGCGGTGGACCCGCGGGCCGTGCCCGGGGCGGCCGGGCCGGTGTACGGCACGCCCGAGCCGCGCGGGTACGGCACGCCCGGGTACGGCGCACCCGGCTACGACCGGCCGCGCTACGACAGCGGGCGGGACGACCGCGGGTACGACCGCGGCCACGACGGCCGCAAGCGCAAGAAGAAGGAGTCGTGGCTCGAGGAACTCTTCGACTTCTGACGCGTGCGGGATCGCCCTCCCACGCGCGGGGGGTGAGGTCGCACCCCCTGTGGTGAGAGCGCGATCCGGCACCGCGGTCCCGGCGCCTCCACCAGCGGCCTTCACGCAGGTGGCAGAGGTGCCGTGTCGGCCGTCGCCGCCCAGACCTCCTCGGCGAAGCACCACAGGGCGTCCTCCCGGGCCTCGTCGTAGGACGCGGGCGAGGAGGGGACGACACGCGACCGGCGACGGTCGCCGCGGCACGGCCGGCCCTAGGCTGCGGGCGACCCACCGCTCCGAGCGTCAGGACGCCACGTGATCTTCTTCGGCTGGGGCCGCCGGCCCATGACCGCCGACCTCGACCCCGGACGCGCCCTCGTGCGCATCTGGAGCCACTTCCACCTCTTCTGGCTGTTCCGCTTCTCGTGGCCCAAGGGCTACCTGCTGGCGACGGCCACCGAGGCGGGCTGGGCGCAGCAGCCGATCACGGACGAGGAGGGGCGGGCGCTCGACCCGGAGGGTCGGACGGACGTGAACATCTGGTGGCGCTTCGGGCTGCTGCTGCCGCTCGTGGGCATCGCGTTCTCGATCTTCATGTCGACCGTGGGGCCGGGGTCCTGAGGGCCTGAGAGCGGGGGGTTTCCGCACGATCGTCCCTATTTTTCGGCACGATCGTGCTAATCTCGCCGGATGGTCGCCACCGCGCTGCCCAAGGGCCGCCGGACGCGTGCCGCCGTGCTGGCACGCGGCGTCGAGCTCGCGTGCCGCGTGGGCCTCGGCGGGCTCACGATCGGCGGGCTCGCCGACGAGGTCGGGATGTCGAAGAGCGGCATGTACGCGCACTTCGGCTCCAAGCAGGCGCTCCAGCTCGCGGTGCTCGACGCGGCTGCCGAGGAGTTCGCGAGCAGGGTGGTCCGGCCCGCGCTGCGCGCCCCGCGCGGCGAGGCCCGCGTGCGCGCGCTCGCCGACCTGTGGATCAGGTGCGGCGTGGAGCGGCAGCCCGGCGGGTGCCTGTTCGTCAAGGCCAGCACCGAGCTCGACGAGCAGGACGGGCCCGTGCGCGACCGCCTGCGCGAGCAGCACCACGAGCTCGCGCGAAGCATCGCGCGGATGGTCGCCGGCGGCGTCACCGACGGCCGGCTCCGGCCCGACACCGACACCGCACAGTTCGCGACCGACCTGCACGGCGTGATGCTCGCGATGTACCACGGGCACCGGCTGCTCGGTGATCCCGCGGCCGAGCAGCGGGCGCGCACCGCGATCGAGCGCCTGCTCGCCGC of Cellulomonas dongxiuzhuiae contains these proteins:
- a CDS encoding ABC transporter ATP-binding protein, producing the protein MSVLDVRDLRVTFGTESGPVVAVDGLSYGVDAGEILAIVGESGCGKSVGVLSLLGLQPDSARVSGEVRFQGEDLLAVPERRLRAVRGREVGYIFQDPMTALNPLLTVGTQITEVLRRHLRMSRAAATDRAVELLDLVGIPAARTRLAAYPHQLSGGMRQRVMIAIAIACGPRLLIADEPTTALDVTVQAGIIETLKDLRDRLGTAILIITHDMGVVADIADRVVVMYAGRRVEEAPVDTLFRRPTHPYTRGLLAAVPAPGQRASRHRLVGIPGTVPVLRSSPDACTFADRCPLASAQCEAARPEPAGVGAPGHVAACWHADLAPTQLTAGGAR
- a CDS encoding ABC transporter ATP-binding protein gives rise to the protein MTTVPDPQDTPAATAARPPALQLQDVTKHYQVPGGVVRSVDGVSLTVGAGEIVGLVGESGSGKSTVGKMAVALARPTSGRVLVDGVAVSEMSRRRLRPLRRSFNIVFQDPGSSINPRMTVGQAVAEPLRVYDVVPRNATRARVLELLDLVGLPSHVAGRHPHELSGGQRQRVSLARALAPGPTLLVADEPTSALDVSVQASVLNVIADLQRDLGFACLFISHDLSSVEYLADRVAVMYLGKIIEVTESDALFRRPLHPYTEALLSAAPIPDPEVQRTRRRVLLSGELPSPIHPPSGCAFHPRCPLATDLCTTSAPPLRPVSTVDGVAHVACHLVTDDGIRPSLLGAPAAAGSAHT
- a CDS encoding MFS transporter, which produces MVTLFTITGIGFMRTPLLPGMGADLELSASSIGFITAVFALGRVLTNVPAGRLADSRPVAQLVGLAAAVMAIGALGVALTASYPVLLVCVALMGVSSALMSTTAMTTLTRRAAPGRRGAAMALYSTSLMTGQMIGPALAGLAAGALSWRATHSISAALALLLGVTVALVAWKVAGPLVARPGAPGARRTSDVDATRPDMTKVELAVVSGVAFAVFFGMGALPFTLLPLFAEDELGLSVELIGLGVGLGGLTRIVGANVCGFIADRVSRKAALVPSMALLGVSALVVALPLTVPLWFVVTAVFSLASSGVAIAGTVIGDRSRPGALGRRMGVYRATGDLGLFVGPLVGTVVYEHVGRSAAAVVVGVFLLVATAVATAALRESRPAAESVAA
- a CDS encoding TFIIB-type zinc ribbon-containing protein; the encoded protein is MQCPVDQAQLVMTERQGVEIDYCPVCRGIWLDRGELDKIIDRAATVAPAVDPRAVPGAAGPVYGTPEPRGYGTPGYGAPGYDRPRYDSGRDDRGYDRGHDGRKRKKKESWLEELFDF
- a CDS encoding TetR/AcrR family transcriptional regulator, whose translation is MVATALPKGRRTRAAVLARGVELACRVGLGGLTIGGLADEVGMSKSGMYAHFGSKQALQLAVLDAAAEEFASRVVRPALRAPRGEARVRALADLWIRCGVERQPGGCLFVKASTELDEQDGPVRDRLREQHHELARSIARMVAGGVTDGRLRPDTDTAQFATDLHGVMLAMYHGHRLLGDPAAEQRARTAIERLLAAARAEPPSTAAAPA